Proteins co-encoded in one Nicotiana sylvestris chromosome 7, ASM39365v2, whole genome shotgun sequence genomic window:
- the LOC104247655 gene encoding cell division protein FtsZ homolog 2-2, chloroplastic-like — protein MATCTSAVFMPPDTRRSRGALTILGGRLCALKMQDEKIGFLGVNQKGSSSLPQFKCSANSHSVNQYQNKDSFLNLHPEISLLRGEESSSGNVTESLMDSSRSNNFNEAKIKVVGVGGGGSNAVNRMIESSMKGVEFWIVNTDIQAMRMSPVAAEQRLPIGQELTRGLGAGGNPDIGMNAANESKQAIEEAVYGADMVFVTAGMGGGTGTGAAPIIAGTAKSMGILTVGIVTTPFSFEGRRRAVQAQEGIAALRENVDTLIVIPNDKLLTAVSPSTPVTEAFNLADDILRQGVRGISDIITIPGLVNVDFADVRAIMANAGSSLMGIGTATGKTRARDAALNAIQSPLLDIGIERATGIVWNITGGSDLTLFEVNAAAEVIYDLVDPSANLIFGAVIDPSISGQVSITLIATGFKRQEESDGRPLQGNQLTQGDASLGSNRRPASFLEGGSVEIPEFLRKKGRSRYPRA, from the exons ATGGCTACTTGTACATCAGCTGTGTTTATGCCTCCTGATACGCGACGGTCTCGTGGAGCATtgactattcttggtggaagactTTGCGCCTTGAAAATGCAAGATGAGAAgattggatttttgggagttAACCAAAAGGGTAGTTCAAGTTTGCCTCAATTCAAGTGTTCTGCCAATTCCCATAGCGTCAACCAATATCAAAATAAAGATTCATTTCTGAATTTGCATCCTGAAATTTCGTTGCTTAGAGGCGAAGAAAGCTCGAGCGGAAATGTAACCGAGAGCTTGATGGATTCGTCACGCTCGAACAATTTTAATGAGGCGAAGATCAAGGTGGTTGGTGTAGGAGGTGGCGGATCGAATGCAGTAAATCGCATGATTGAGAGTTCGATGAAGGGTGTAGAGTTTTGGATTGTGAACACTGATATTCAAGCAATGAGGATGTCACCTGTAGCGGCTGAGCAACGACTGCCGATAGGTCAAGAACTTACAAGGGGACTTGGTGCAGGTGGTAATCCAGATATAGGGATGAATGCTGCCAACGAAAGCAAGCAGGCGATTGAAGAAGCTGTCTACGGCGCAGACATGGTTTTTGTTACT GCTGGAATGGGTGGAGGAACAGGGACTGGTGCGGCTCCTATAATTGCAGGAACTGCCAAATCAATGGGTATCTTAACTGTTGGTATTGTTACAACCCCTTTTTCTTTCGAGGGGCGAAGAAGAGCAGTTCAAGCCCAAGAAGGGATTGCTGCTTTGAGAGAAAATGTCGATACTCTAATTGTCATTCCAAATGACAAATTGTTGACAGCTGTTTCTCCATCGACCCCAGTAACTGAAGCTTTTAACCTGGCTGATGATATTCTTCGGCAAGGAGTTCGTGGTATTTCTGATATAATTACG ATTCCTGGGCTAGTAAATGTGGATTTTGCTGACGTGCGTGCTATTATGGCAAATGCTGGTTCCTCTTTAATGGGAATAGGAACTGCTACGG GGAAGACCAGAGCCAGAGATGCAGCGTTGAACGCTATTCAATCTCCTTTACTGGATATTGGTATAGAGAGGGCTACTGGAATTGTGTGGAATATAACTGGTGGTAGTGATCTAACATTATTTGAG GTAAATGCCGCAGCAGAGGTTATATATGACCTTGTGGATCCTAGTGCGAACCTTATTTTCGGGGCGGTGATAGACCCATCAATAAGTGGACAG GTCAGCATAACCCTAATCGCCACTGGTTTTAAGCGCCAAGAAGAAAGTGATGGGAGACCTCTCCAG GGGAACCAACTAACTCAGGGAGATGCCTCACTTGGAAGTAACAGACGACCTGCGTCCTTTTTGGAAGGTGGTTCAGTAGAGATTCCCGAGTTCCTCAGAAAGAAAGGGCGATCACGCTACCCAAGAGCTTAA